Part of the Sebastes umbrosus isolate fSebUmb1 chromosome 3, fSebUmb1.pri, whole genome shotgun sequence genome is shown below.
TGGACGGAGACAGTACGGTgaagaaaatatttttgcatTCTACGGAGATgctgagtcctaaaacccagaaatgagttagcattgtagcacttcctgttcccttgtctggaagtcaatgggctttttgaatgggtttttagttagatgcctgaaataaggtctgtggttaacacaagcttcagagattttaaggttttgttctacgatataaaatctgtcagtaaatatcccactatCCCacagcctttatgtgtcttaaaaaggtggattctaacaagtggctaaatgggactactaaacgtcatcacggcgactcgtccgcctttaaggcctcattgtgtatactcactttcatgtgaccgtggtgtagtttgtttatagcctaacgttagttttttgcttttggcgattgcatttacacttcaaaaatcatagaagaggttttcatttgtgaagattatcttgcagaacaaaacatgaaagtatcataaatgtttgtttgccacagagcttattttctgcaataatccaaaacctaatggaaaaatcccattgtctttttatccagggaaccagggcgatgctaacttcctggttggcctacaaaaatacttcatccctggagcactctattaagAGTCCCTATCCTGCCATGGTAAGAAAGCTAGGTTGATGAATTGCTGGCCACAACGtacctctctctgctctgccagATGGGCGTGTCGTTGGGCCCTTTTCTGACGACGCAAAGCTACTTCTTTGCTAGTAGACTGGGTAGGACCGCCAGTGCACCCAACCTTATAAGAGGAGAAGTCAAACACAGAGGGAGCAGCCTCGGGCTTCAGTTTATTGGTCCGGCGAACCACCAGTGCTTCTGAGTCAAAAACCCTCTCCTCCACATAGTCCTCATTTACAAAGTGCTCGCTACAAACCCTAGCACCACGCCAAACTGGAGGGTTCTCTCGCTTCAGTGCGTCTAGCCAACGACGAAGAACCACTTGCCGCTTAAGAGGCAAAGAATGAAAGTGGACGatctttccttgtttttttactctatAAAATTCATTGCTGCATCCGGGGGCGATACAATAGTGGCCCCCTTTGCATCGCTTCGAAGCTTTAGGTTCCTTATTCTCCATTGAGACAGTGCTTTCACTAGTTAGATGAACTAATGTAACGTTAAGACAAGTCCAAGCCAACCAACCTCATGACGTCACAGGCTACACTAGGACAAGATGGTTGAACACTTAGTTGAAAAAAAACTTAACTTcagattgtgttttatttaagaGTGTGAATCCATCTTGTAAAATATGTTAACGACAACGTGACACTGTTGTAACCTCGACAAAACGTGTTATAGCCCGTTAAGAAATATCTTTAAAGCTGTGGACTGCAACTTATAACGTTATTCACTGTAAGAAAAACGTTGCTATTTCTAATCTTAACATCTCAATCTTTGCATCGCCTCGTAGCTTGAGGTTCCGTATTCTCCATGGAGACAGAGCTGTCACTAGTTAGATGATGTGTGAACTAATGTAACATTAAGACCTCAACCAACCTCATGACGTCACAGGTTCGCTAGGACAAGATGGCCGCTGCACCTGTAACTTCAGATTGtgttaaacctgttttattaaAGAGTGTGAATCCATCTGGTAAACTATGTTAACTACAACGTGACACTGTTGTAACCTCGACACAACCTGCCCGTTAAGAAATGTCTTTAAAGCTGTGGACTGCTACTTGTACCGTTACTCACTGTTTTAGCTGTGTTGTTGCATTTTAACATCTCAAAGCTGAGCAGAAAGCAGTAGACAGACGTTCATTGTGAGGTAAAGCAGTAGACAGATGTTCATTGTGAGGTAAAGCCAGCTGCTGTCGAGCTCTTTGTTTTGCTCTGGCAgctgttagctaacgttagctgcgagctacctcaatttaaatgtattttttagcgAAACAACGACAAGCTACACATCCTGCGCTCTGCACTGGAAACAAAACTGCAATCATCAATTATAGACAAAAGTTAATTTACCTAAAAGCTTGAACTCACTGCCCCAGTAACGTTACATCAGTTTCAGACTCTGAACCACAAGCTGAGCGGAAGTGGTAGCGGAAGCAGTGGTCCACATTCCCGGTGCTgcatgttttcaaaataaaagccctgatGCTATACCAATAGAGCTTCAACTGATCAAATGATCCCCCTAGTGgcaatatatacaaaataaaagacaggGGGTTTAATTATTCCACTAAATATGAGATATTATTACTTCATTTTTCAAGGACTAGTAACTATTGTCCCACTGAAAAGTCACCCATTtaatgataagataagataagataagatattcctttattagtcccgcagtggggaaatttgtagtgtacagcagcaaaggggatagtgcaaaaaacaagatgcatcagctaacacagtaaaaaaaaaaagggctaaataaagtgtaacaaaatatgaaccatttaaatagaaggaagtataaaaataggaatagtatatacagtattgacaataaaacagactattaacaaaattgtacaagtggaaaattatattgcacagtgcAACTGGTAAGTAAACAAAAATGGTTAGTAACTGGTAAGTAAACAAAAATGTactgtttgttttatatcaaaACAAGCAGATAACAATGTTCTGTTTTCTAtcccttacaaaaaaataagttttattcaaataagctattagtatacttttataaaactTAAATTAAGAGAGTAGGCTTTCAGATTACTATTTATGGAGTTATCTGAGTTAAACTCAACAAAAtgaagtatacttggtttatacccacaagtatacagaaaagtctaagtgtacttggcttatactaaaaagtatacagaaaagtaaaagcatttttggataagtactataagttaacttAAAGAAAACGTACAAGTATACttacagtaaaaactattaaactagtagtttactaaGTGTATACTTTAAAGcgtacttttataaactaaaaagtgggctacaagtatataaccaTAGTAAAACAGTATACCTGTAAGTTCACTTgaagtatagttcatattatagttgcagtacgaaatacaacttggatgtaaactagttgtgtactcaaagtttactactcttacatttaaagtatacttaaaagtatacatttataaactagaaagtgggccaatttagtcccaagaagtattgaagtagtacacttacaagtatactactagtacattgatataaGTGTACTTATTgtatacttgggaatatacttGAACTGTACTCAAGTTTACTTAAAACACCACACCACCGAGCTTTTGGGAGGAAGCTATTTTGATTTTTACTCATGATGAAGTGATCGACAAGGAAATCTATAGCATTCTTTTATGTAAAATACTACAGAATAATTTACACACTCTTATGAAAGTGGGAAATGAGCCCTTTGCACCACATGCATAAAAAACATCCTGACTGTAATACAAAATTGAATAACTTCCACCTTGCTCCCTGCATCTCTGGAGTAGTTCTGCATTTGAGCGTTTCGTTTTTAATGCTGTCTGCGCCACAAGCTTTCCTTGGCCGGAGAGATTTTGTCCTTGTGGTCAATTCTTCCCAAGTAATTGGAAAATCAAGGGGGTTTTGGTTGTCTTTCACAGTCTCTTCTAAtgtttgtagtttttattttacaatacattGATCTgaattaatcacatttattgGTATGTCTTTTATACAGATTTTCAAAATGTGCTCTTCAGATGTCACCGTTGTGGATGGTGTTCTTCAAATGACCCCAGGTTGGCTTCATTCTCTTGGACCATGACCTTTCCTGCGGTGTAGTATGTGATGGTAAGCAGAGGGTCATCTTTGTCAAGTTCATCTTTACAGAGTTTTAATCTGCCTCCTGAGCTGATGCCCTCATTGGATACGTGGGCATAATTGCTGCACAGGGTATCTTTCCAGATGTAGATGGATTCAGTGAAGAATATGAGGTTGTTCTTCGTCCTTCCTTCTTTTTGTTGGGCATAGTCAGTGAAGAGGACCTCTGGGTTACCACTCAGTGTCTTCTCCTTGTGTTTCTCCCTAGCTGCTACATTTAGGAGGGTATTcagtctccctgctctctgctctgAGAGCTGTGATGTTCTTTTCTGCTTGCTGGCCCGTTTCCATGTCGACCACTTGTTTGTTCCGAGGGAGGCTAGGCTAACTATTAGCTTTTCTAGCCTAGAGAcaccttttcttttcctttcttttcttttcttttcgtTTGTCTTCATAAAATGTTCCGCTACCTTTCTCAGTGCAGCTCCTTCCCTGGGACGCCGGTAGCAGGCAACAGTAGCAGGTAGCAGCTAATTAGTAAGGAGTTCAAGGAGAGGTcaacatgcacattctcaaaattaTTGGGGTGCTGAGAGTAGATCCCCTCCAACGTgtagttttataaaataacttgcTGCCACACACCACCACAACaatgtgattggatgattggAAGTGTCTGCCATCCTCTATTGGTTGAGGAAGTGATATCATCACATATCCACTGCACCATGAAAAAAactcaggaggaggagaaaagaaaagaaaagtacatGTCAGACAAAGAACATCAAACATACATCACTATTGAAGGAAAACAATAATAGTCTTACCATAAATTATCACATGATCATAAGTATACAAAATGACACATTAACAACATTGCTTGGTCAATATATTAACAGCaacttaaacaacaaaatcaaaatgcCAAGCCATCATCATTACAAATGagtaaaaatgttatatttcacaGACATACACTTTCTGAtagaatgttttatttcatttgatcTATCAGTAAAGTTTAGACCACAGACAGCActtggtttgttttttgtctttctatccctttgtggttttgttgtcacCTGTTGTAAGGCTGCTTCTAGACATGTATCTTCATATCCTCTTTGTTTGTTCATTATGCTCACTTGGTAGCAAGTTAAGCAGCTAATTAGTAGCCAACAGCTAGTAGACAGTTGACATTCGGTAGTTGACAACTAGCAACTTGTTTTGActcaaaaatatatacaaaactaGCACTGAAGAATATTTGAAGATATTCCAAAATGTCCCACTTTTTTTAGGTCTAGCCTTGGTTTTATTCTCTGATGCAGCTTCTTCTCACAGAATGAAATTACATACAGAGActtttctgttgtcctttttgtTCCCATTTCAACGTTGGCATTGAATTTGCTTCAAAACCATCCATGGCGTTGACTCGCATGTCAGGTAAGCTGAGAGTGGTAAAGAAAAGTTAGATATATTGAACTGTAAACTACTGAGAAACATAGAAAACTCTTCAATTATGTATGTTAATATATCTCAAATGGATATGGAGGATTTGGCCTTTCAGCAATTCATTGGAAAAGAGGAATTGTTGGGTAAACAGTTTAGTTTTTCACTGGTTGTGTATGTAATATcagtataaaacaaatatataaaagttGGACATAATCCTTTTTTGAATCTTGGATGTTGTAATTGAGTCTAGAGATAAAATCTAAATTAATCTGCATGTATCGTTTTCTGAGAAAAATAAGGTTGggataataataactttttatatGAATTGTCTATCCTGATATTTTGCTCTTTGTACAAGATTagtactttattttgaaaaaaaaattgtgctgAAACATCTTTAGACATTTAGCTAATCCACTGTGCACTGAAAATCTGAaatgaaaaactaaaataatgtaataaaagtaatgtttttttattgttgaatTCTTGAGTTTGGCTTATTTGTTTCTCTCCAGTACAGAAAGAATGTAATGTTTCTCCAAAAGCATGACCATTTTGAATGGTTTGATGTAAATTATGCTCAGATGGCGTTTCTCAAATACTTTTATATGTGCAGGGATGCATTCAGGCACAACAGCagaaaacaaatggaaaatgtTATCTTGCATTAGAAATCAGTGGCAGCCTGAAAACCCTGTGTGTCTTGGTCATATACAGATGTGCTGTTAGGTGTTCTGTTGACTGTGTCATGATGTTTATGTGGCAAAATGTAACTTCTTGTTTTGTCTATCTCCCCTTCTCTGCTCTGCTCGTCCTCCACAGACTGCTTCCCGATATACGAGGGAACCCTGCTGGCCTCCTGCTACGAGGTGCAAGCCTTTCTGGGGGAGGGTTGCTTTGGAAAGGTGGCCAAGTGTGTGGACATTGCAACTGACGCAAAGGTGGCCATCAAAATAACCAAAGACAAGCCCTTTTTGGCTGAGCGAGCACTGGAAGAGGTAGAGcacaaactttatttatcaAAACTAGAGCTGGAATATGCatgtttaaatttatttttgaaaatccgtctatcacatactgtacctaCAACCTTTCTAAATCATTACAATGTAGTGTGTCTTTAAGGTGACAGCAAACAGTAAAAATTTAACTTTTCCTTTCTCCCACAGATTAAAATTCTCCAACAGCTGCAGACTCTGGATCCGGACAGATGTAATCTGGTGAGATGGAACGGCTCATTCTTCCATGAAAGGTTCATTTGTTTGGAGTTCGAGCTCCTGGACCAGAGTCTGCGTGAATACACACAACAGAGAGGTCATGCTCTGTCTATAGGTGAGATCCGCCCAGTTATTCACCAGGTATGTGGaagctttacttttctcagaAGTATCATTTTTATACTTACAATTTAGTGGAAAATCAATACTTAATAATGTACACAATGATaaggcagtcaaagttaacgcaaatttcttttaacaccactaatttctttaatgcattaacgcaacttgcggtttttaggttgtaatgggctcagttttaaagctaaagtatatatgaaactagtaaacctaaggagtccattggtaccaaccatgtcatactaacttgtcccgaaataggctaaataacgctccataatgctacattttggcgaggaaaaactgccactctcttgacctctgacctcaagatatgtgaatgaaaatgggttctatgggtacccacgagtctcccctttacaaacatgcccactttatgataatcacatgcaattttggggcaagtcatagtcaagtcagcacactgacacactgacagctgttgttgcctgttgggctgcagtttgccatgttatgatttgagcttattcttttatgctaaatgcagtacctgtgagggtttctggacaatatttgtcattgttttgtgttgctaattgatttccaataataaatatacattaatttgcataaagcaagcatatttgcccactcccatgttgatgagagtattaaatacttgacaaatctgcctttaaggtacattttgaacagataaaaaagtcgatgaatttgcgattaattacgaTTAGCTATGAACAAtggtgtgattaattgcgattaaatatttgaatcaacaAACCctaattgacagccttaataataatctaaactTTGTGATTCTTCAGCTGACCACAGCACTGCTCCACCTCGAGGCCCTGAAAATCATACACGCTGATTTAAAGCCTGACAATATAATGGTCGTGGACCGCAGGCAGCAGCCGCTGCATGTCAAGCTCATTGACTTTGGCCTGGCTCGCTACGTGTCCGATGTTGTTCCAGGCTCACGTGTGCAGAGTCTGTGCTACAGGTAAGTACAGAAAATGTGTGGCACAGATGCCGTGGCTTTGTGCCTCCAGTCCAGTGGCCAAGAGGAGAAGTCTGTGgtttaatatatttttcttttcctctttgctCAGGGCACCGGAGGTCATACTGGGTCAGGCCTTCATGGAGCCGATAGACATGTGGTCTCTCGGTCTGGTGGCTGCAGAACTTGCTCTGGGCTACCTGCTTTTTCCTGGCTACCACGAATATGATCAGATGAAATTCATCGTGGACACGTTGGGTCAGCCACCAGATTATCTGATGATCTGTGGACAAAAAACCACCTGCTTCTTTTACAGTCAGAGCAGATATAACCAGAGGACCTGGAGACTTAaggtatctgtctgtctgtctgtctgtctgtctgtctgtctgtctgtctgtctgtctgtctgtctgtctgtcagtgtgtctatCAGGATCAATAATGTAACATAAACACTGTCTATGTAGTCTCCTGAGGAGTTTGCCAGACAGACTGGGCATCGTTTCAGAGACACAAGACATTTTCGCCTCAGCTCTCTGAATGCCTTGAGGGAGGTAGGTGGTCTCTTTCGATGTAATTATGAATTACTATAACTGATGTAAGATGTCATTACATGTTCTTTATCGACTGCATTTGCCGTGATCCAATAAGATTATTAGACCTGTTCTAACTTAGATTTCTTGTTGTTCCAGATGATGCCTTTTAGAAACGAGGCCGAGAAGAAGAAGCTGCGAAACTTTGTGAACCTCTTAAAAAAGATGCTGCTGGTGGACAAACACGGGCGAATAATTCCCCTCAGAGTGCTGGAGCATCCGTTCTTCTCTGTCgagcagcacactgacagcagcCAAAACATGAACATTAAAAAACAGTTGGCATGAAGGAAGCTGAGCCAAGCGTCACTCAGCAGCCTTCCTCACAGAAGAAGAGCGTCCACGGTTTTGAACTTTGCAATGTTGTATTCAAGCCGCGACTCCTCAATAAAACAATTGAATGACTTCAAAAATATGTTCATGATGTGTGGAGATAACACAAagtataatagaaatataatagaaatataatagAACAACAAAACATGATGTATATGTGAAGTTAAAGTTGTCAAATGGTACATATGTGTTTAGATtacagtgaatattttctgttaatgttaaaaaagtacaatatttccctctgaaatgttgtGGAGTATGAAGTAGAATAACAATTCAAGTAAAGTACGTGTTCAATGTCCAAAGTGTTGTGtttgacataaatttatatatacatattaaattTTTACGCATTTACAGTTTCTCTCAATCACATTGgctcatttttttaaacagtcttaacattcccaagtcaagtcaattttatttgtatcgcccaaaatcacaaatcacaaatttgcctcagggggctttacaatctgtacaggatacaacaccctctgtcctttacagtgcgaccctctcatcggataaggagaAACTCCTCTCTAAACTTTtctaaactgtaagtgcaatCGTCACAACTGTTTCATTGGACATCATAACTCTtttgcatgtttgcaaaaggtagtaactcacctagaacacttcattcatgcttcaaaaccagttattgtgtcagtaagttGGCCAAcaccaccaaaatgaaaagttgttttatcGTTGTGTGAGCTGTAAATGTTTAGATGTTTTCTCCCCGTGGCACTCAACCCatgaaatgtttcttatatacaaatctctgtgttgttttactttttgttgacactgactgcttactgtactATACCACAATGTCAGCTCTGTCCAGCTGAATGCTGTTCTGTATCGCACTGAGCTGtttagattcccatttcaaTAGCAGGTAAAAGTTTACTGGACTGCTTGAATTTACTGCCCACAGTAAGTgcacaaagtgacacaaatacacactctaACCCcaaatgcacacagtgcactttcatagactaagctactggagttaccctgcactatactcatttttaacagtctcttctgcactatgttcacttttttagtagtcgtgtatcacagctgttaccctgcactatattcagttttaacagttttcttcatctccttgtatttttatatctggtatatttttttttactttgtactactaacttttttactgcctttttactaacatgttttgcactatggaactgtgatgctggaaacttgaatttccctcgggatcaataaagttactatctatctatctatctatctctctatctgaatgaatgaggaattcaaatctgttgtgaacaacaaactaactGCTCAGAGATTTGaacttattattttgaaaaaataaatattgtcattcaagaattgagccaaagcgaattaGAAAAACAGTACTGTCTGTCTAATACAATTAATGTGGTTCACCTTCccacaaagtgacacaaatacacactctaACCccga
Proteins encoded:
- the LOC119485839 gene encoding homeodomain-interacting protein kinase 1-like, yielding MALTRMSDCFPIYEGTLLASCYEVQAFLGEGCFGKVAKCVDIATDAKVAIKITKDKPFLAERALEEIKILQQLQTLDPDRCNLVRWNGSFFHERFICLEFELLDQSLREYTQQRGHALSIGEIRPVIHQLTTALLHLEALKIIHADLKPDNIMVVDRRQQPLHVKLIDFGLARYVSDVVPGSRVQSLCYRAPEVILGQAFMEPIDMWSLGLVAAELALGYLLFPGYHEYDQMKFIVDTLGQPPDYLMICGQKTTCFFYSQSRYNQRTWRLKSPEEFARQTGHRFRDTRHFRLSSLNALREMMPFRNEAEKKKLRNFVNLLKKMLLVDKHGRIIPLRVLEHPFFSVEQHTDSSQNMNIKKQLA